The proteins below are encoded in one region of Maribacter aestuarii:
- a CDS encoding gliding motility lipoprotein GldH: MRNTAYIIALLLGLSSCKTDIVNTKYQTLSGGIWSKEDTLRFTFQELDTVQQYDVFINVRNDDNYPFSNLFLITSLTTPKGEVLQDTLEYNMALSDGTWLGRGNGSIKENKLWYKENIVFPSSGVYTLEVMHAMRKNGNVSGIVGLEGITDVGIEITKSTP; encoded by the coding sequence ATGCGTAACACGGCATATATTATAGCACTACTCTTAGGGTTGTCATCATGTAAGACAGATATCGTTAATACGAAATACCAAACACTTAGTGGCGGGATATGGAGCAAGGAGGATACGCTGCGATTTACTTTTCAGGAATTGGATACCGTACAGCAATATGACGTATTTATCAACGTTAGAAATGATGATAATTACCCTTTTAGCAATCTTTTTTTAATTACTTCCCTCACTACCCCGAAGGGAGAGGTACTGCAAGATACCTTAGAGTACAATATGGCACTATCAGATGGTACTTGGTTGGGTCGCGGAAATGGCAGTATTAAGGAAAACAAGCTCTGGTACAAAGAAAACATCGTTTTTCCATCGTCCGGCGTATATACATTAGAGGTAATGCATGCTATGCGTAAAAACGGTAACGTTTCCGGGATTGTAGGTCTGGAAGGTATTACGGATGTAGGAATAGAAATAACAAAAAGTACCCCTTAG
- the recA gene encoding recombinase RecA: MSSEKDAKLKALKLTLDKMDKTYGKGAVMKMGDSVVADVEVIPSGSLGLDIALGVGGYPRGRVIEIYGPESSGKTTLTLHAIAEAQKNGGIAAFIDAEHAFDRFYAEKLGVDIDNLIISQPDNGEQGLEIADNLIRSGAIDIVVIDSVAALTPKSEIEGEMGDSKMGLHARLMSQALRKLTGSISKTHCTVIFINQLREKIGVMFGNPETTTGGNALKFYASVRLDIRRSTQIKDTDGNVKGNKTRVKVVKNKVAPPFRTTEFDIMYGEGISKVGEIIDLGVEYEIIKKSGSWFSYGDTKLGQGRDAVKALLLDNPELFEELEGKIREAIDALQS; the protein is encoded by the coding sequence ATGAGCTCGGAAAAAGACGCAAAATTAAAGGCCCTAAAACTTACGTTGGACAAGATGGACAAGACCTATGGTAAGGGTGCCGTAATGAAGATGGGAGACAGTGTTGTCGCTGATGTTGAGGTTATACCTTCTGGTTCTTTAGGACTTGATATTGCGCTCGGAGTTGGTGGCTATCCAAGGGGTAGGGTTATTGAAATATATGGTCCGGAATCCTCCGGTAAAACAACCTTGACGCTTCATGCCATAGCCGAAGCTCAAAAAAATGGCGGAATAGCGGCCTTTATAGATGCCGAACACGCTTTTGATCGTTTCTATGCCGAAAAGTTGGGGGTGGATATTGATAACCTCATCATTTCACAACCGGATAACGGTGAGCAGGGTTTGGAAATTGCGGATAATTTAATCCGTTCAGGAGCCATAGATATCGTAGTCATAGATTCTGTAGCAGCATTGACTCCTAAAAGTGAAATTGAAGGTGAAATGGGTGATTCTAAAATGGGATTGCACGCACGTTTGATGTCGCAAGCGCTACGAAAGCTTACAGGTTCTATTAGTAAAACCCACTGTACGGTAATATTCATTAACCAGTTAAGGGAGAAAATCGGTGTCATGTTCGGGAATCCAGAAACGACGACAGGTGGAAACGCCCTAAAGTTTTATGCTTCCGTACGATTGGATATTAGAAGATCTACTCAAATAAAAGATACTGACGGTAATGTGAAGGGCAACAAGACCCGGGTTAAAGTTGTAAAAAACAAGGTAGCTCCGCCCTTTCGTACGACCGAATTCGATATCATGTACGGCGAAGGTATTTCCAAAGTTGGAGAAATCATTGATTTGGGCGTGGAATACGAAATCATTAAGAAAAGTGGTTCATGGTTCAGTTATGGCGATACCAAACTGGGTCAAGGAAGGGATGCCGTTAAAGCATTGCTGCTAGACAATCCCGAACTTTTTGAAGAACTGGAAGGAAAGATTAGGGAAGCCATTGACGCGCTTCAATCATAA
- a CDS encoding rhodanese-related sulfurtransferase yields MQLYNTLSAKERAALIEEAGKDRLTISFYKYAHIGNTEIFRNHLFIHWNELDVLGRIYVAHEGINAQLSVPADSFKAFKTHLDSISFLENVRLNIAIEQDNKSFLKLKVKIRNKIVSDGLNDTTFDVTNKGTHVDAEKFNQLIDDPDTVLVDMRNHYESEIGHFKNAITPDVDTFRDSLDIIEKDLANHKEDKKLVMYCTGGIRCEKASAYYKHKGFQQVYQLEGGIIEYARQVEAKNLENKFMGKNFVFDHRRGERITDDVIAQCHQCGEPCDEHVNCANEACHLLFIQCESCAEKLDNCCSIACQEIHALPYEEQKKLRKGKVVSNKIFKKGRSEVLKFKK; encoded by the coding sequence ATGCAACTGTACAATACCTTAAGTGCTAAAGAAAGAGCGGCCTTAATTGAAGAGGCTGGGAAAGACCGTCTTACCATCTCTTTCTATAAGTATGCACATATCGGCAATACCGAAATCTTTAGAAACCATCTATTCATTCACTGGAACGAACTGGATGTCCTTGGCCGTATTTATGTGGCTCATGAGGGAATAAACGCGCAGTTATCGGTTCCAGCGGATTCATTTAAGGCCTTTAAAACCCACTTGGACAGTATTTCCTTCCTGGAAAATGTGCGTTTGAACATTGCCATAGAGCAGGACAACAAATCCTTTTTAAAATTGAAAGTAAAAATTCGTAACAAGATTGTTTCGGATGGACTAAACGATACCACTTTTGACGTTACCAACAAGGGAACACACGTGGATGCAGAAAAGTTTAATCAACTCATAGACGACCCGGACACGGTCCTGGTAGATATGCGCAACCATTATGAAAGTGAGATAGGACATTTTAAAAATGCGATAACTCCGGATGTTGATACTTTTAGGGACTCACTTGATATCATTGAAAAGGATTTAGCAAACCATAAGGAGGATAAGAAATTGGTCATGTATTGTACGGGTGGTATCCGGTGCGAAAAGGCCAGTGCCTATTACAAACACAAAGGATTTCAACAAGTCTATCAATTGGAAGGGGGCATAATTGAGTATGCAAGGCAGGTAGAAGCTAAAAATCTGGAAAATAAATTCATGGGCAAAAATTTTGTATTTGACCATCGGCGGGGAGAGCGCATAACGGATGATGTTATCGCTCAATGTCATCAATGTGGCGAACCCTGCGACGAACATGTAAATTGTGCAAATGAAGCCTGTCATTTATTGTTTATACAATGCGAATCCTGTGCCGAGAAATTGGATAATTGTTGTTCCATTGCATGTCAGGAAATACACGCTTTACCCTACGAAGAGCAAAAAAAGCTCCGGAAGGGTAAAGTTGTCAGTAACAAGATTTTTAAAAAAGGACGTTCCGAAGTCCTGAAATTTAAAAAGTAG
- a CDS encoding SPOR domain-containing protein, with protein MVLEHYIADLLYRYNCVVVPGFGAFLTQKASAYINDTTNTFYAPTKSIAFNEQLTTNDGLLVSYIAESEKDSFDNILAKTEVVVKEWKRKLGKGEKLNLQNIGLLWTNYEGSVQFQPSQEVNYLTSSFGLATFKTVPVTREILKEEVVALEEKIPFIISPERRDSNRFRPYLKYAAIFLLALSSGLTGYRLYQDGILTNQVARQDANQQVTKQIQEATFFDTSPLELPTVNVDAVSISISKTPIRGAGIHHIVAGAFRIKANAERKIQSLKNQGYNAAYYGTNAYGLHMVTYDRHDNAEDALIALREIKRSQSSDAWLLSEK; from the coding sequence ATGGTATTAGAACACTATATAGCCGATTTATTATATCGATACAATTGTGTGGTCGTTCCTGGGTTTGGCGCATTCTTGACACAGAAGGCATCTGCGTATATCAACGATACCACAAATACCTTTTATGCCCCTACGAAATCCATTGCCTTTAACGAACAGTTGACGACCAATGATGGTCTTTTGGTTTCTTACATAGCCGAATCCGAAAAAGATTCATTTGACAATATCCTTGCGAAAACCGAAGTGGTGGTGAAGGAATGGAAAAGAAAATTGGGAAAGGGAGAAAAGTTAAACCTTCAAAATATCGGGCTTCTTTGGACCAATTATGAAGGAAGTGTTCAATTTCAACCGTCCCAAGAAGTAAATTATTTGACTTCTTCCTTTGGTTTAGCAACGTTTAAAACGGTCCCCGTGACCAGGGAAATCCTAAAAGAGGAAGTTGTTGCATTAGAAGAAAAAATACCGTTCATTATAAGCCCTGAACGCCGTGATTCCAACCGTTTTAGACCCTACCTTAAATACGCCGCTATATTTCTTTTGGCCTTATCTTCGGGCTTGACCGGATACCGACTTTATCAGGATGGCATACTAACGAATCAGGTTGCCCGTCAGGATGCAAACCAACAAGTAACCAAACAGATTCAAGAAGCTACTTTTTTTGATACATCGCCTTTAGAACTTCCCACGGTAAACGTTGATGCCGTTTCTATTTCTATTTCTAAAACCCCTATCCGTGGAGCGGGCATACATCATATTGTGGCTGGCGCTTTTCGTATTAAGGCAAATGCGGAACGAAAAATCCAGTCCTTGAAAAATCAAGGTTATAATGCGGCATATTATGGCACCAATGCTTACGGCTTGCATATGGTGACCTATGATCGGCATGACAATGCGGAAGATGCCTTAATTGCGTTACGAGAAATCAAACGTAGCCAATCTTCGGACGCATGGTTACTTTCAGAAAAATAA
- a CDS encoding aldo/keto reductase, whose product MEHKKITDIGGSFKLHNGVKMPYLGLGTYQADNDQEVIDSVKDALEIGYRHIDTASVYENEAGVGQGIKESPVAREDIFVVSKVWNSEQGYDSTLQSFEDSLERLQLDYLDLFLIHWPVKGKYKETWRALEYLYDQKKVRAIGVSNFLQHHLEDLLTDCNVIPMVNQMEFHPYVVQQDLIDFCNKNTIQYEAWSPFMQGKVFDLDICKELSKKYNKSVAQIILRWNLQKGVVTIPKSVHSNRIATNADIFDFELSNGDVAYLDSLDRGERIGAHPDHFDF is encoded by the coding sequence ATGGAGCATAAAAAGATTACGGATATTGGTGGAAGTTTTAAGCTACATAATGGCGTTAAAATGCCCTATTTAGGTTTAGGAACCTATCAAGCAGATAATGACCAAGAAGTGATTGATTCCGTTAAGGATGCCTTGGAAATTGGATACAGGCACATAGATACCGCATCGGTTTATGAAAATGAGGCGGGAGTGGGTCAGGGTATTAAGGAGAGCCCGGTGGCCCGAGAGGATATTTTCGTAGTGAGTAAAGTTTGGAACTCGGAGCAGGGTTATGATTCCACTTTGCAATCCTTTGAGGATAGTCTAGAACGACTGCAATTGGATTATTTGGATTTGTTTTTGATTCATTGGCCAGTGAAAGGAAAGTATAAGGAAACTTGGAGAGCCCTGGAGTATTTATATGACCAGAAAAAGGTCAGGGCCATTGGTGTCAGTAATTTTCTTCAACATCATTTGGAAGATTTACTAACGGATTGTAATGTAATCCCCATGGTGAACCAAATGGAGTTCCATCCTTACGTGGTGCAGCAGGATTTAATCGATTTTTGCAATAAAAATACCATTCAGTATGAAGCTTGGTCACCTTTTATGCAGGGCAAGGTGTTCGATTTAGATATATGTAAGGAACTATCCAAAAAGTACAATAAATCTGTAGCTCAAATTATTCTCCGATGGAATTTGCAAAAAGGAGTGGTAACCATTCCAAAGTCTGTACATAGTAATCGCATTGCTACTAATGCGGATATCTTTGATTTTGAACTATCCAACGGAGATGTGGCCTATTTGGATAGTTTGGATAGAGGGGAACGTATTGGGGCGCATCCGGACCATTTTGATTTTTAA
- a CDS encoding PSP1 domain-containing protein, whose protein sequence is MGCSSCSTSKGGQPKGCKNNGTCGTDGCNKLTVFDWLSNMAPPNGEKLFEFVEVRFKNSRKEFFKNTENLSLSIGDVVATEAQSGHDIGMVTLVGELVRVQMKRKKVDFKAADFPKVYRKASQKDIDVWQKCRNREEEIKKRAREIAIILKLQMKISDVEFQGDGSKATFYYTAEERVDFRQLIKDMAKAFGIRIEMRQIGYRQEAQRLGGIGSCGRELCCSTWLTDFRSVSTSAARYQQLSLNPQKLAGQCGKLKCCLNYELDVYLDALKDFPPQDTKLFTEKGLAFCQKTDIFKEMLWFSYKDEPSNWHVLSKDQVNEILAMNKKKEKVASLEMYALENPVEEKVVFENVVGQDSLTRFDQPKRKKSNRNKNRNRRKNSNNKRRNQKNA, encoded by the coding sequence ATGGGTTGTAGTAGTTGTTCTACCAGTAAAGGTGGACAACCAAAGGGATGCAAGAATAACGGCACTTGCGGTACAGATGGTTGCAATAAATTAACAGTTTTTGATTGGCTTTCCAACATGGCGCCTCCCAACGGGGAAAAGCTTTTTGAATTTGTTGAGGTCCGTTTTAAAAATAGCAGAAAAGAATTCTTCAAAAACACAGAAAACCTTTCACTTTCCATTGGGGATGTTGTTGCCACGGAAGCACAATCGGGACATGATATAGGCATGGTAACGCTTGTGGGCGAACTCGTCCGAGTACAAATGAAGCGAAAAAAAGTAGATTTTAAGGCCGCCGATTTTCCTAAAGTTTACAGAAAAGCTTCCCAAAAGGATATAGATGTTTGGCAAAAATGCCGGAATAGGGAAGAGGAAATAAAAAAACGCGCTAGGGAGATTGCAATTATCTTGAAATTACAGATGAAGATTTCCGATGTTGAGTTTCAAGGAGATGGCTCTAAAGCTACCTTCTACTATACGGCAGAGGAGCGCGTAGACTTTAGGCAGCTCATAAAGGACATGGCGAAGGCCTTTGGTATCCGTATAGAGATGCGTCAAATCGGATACCGACAGGAAGCCCAGCGCTTGGGCGGAATCGGGTCTTGCGGAAGGGAACTTTGTTGCTCTACGTGGTTAACGGATTTTAGGTCCGTAAGCACATCGGCGGCTAGATACCAGCAACTTTCGTTAAATCCGCAAAAATTGGCCGGGCAATGTGGTAAACTTAAATGTTGCCTCAATTATGAGCTAGATGTCTACCTTGACGCTCTAAAGGATTTTCCACCACAGGACACCAAATTATTCACGGAGAAAGGTCTTGCTTTCTGCCAAAAAACGGACATTTTTAAGGAAATGTTATGGTTTTCGTATAAAGATGAACCCAGCAATTGGCATGTTCTTTCGAAAGATCAAGTAAATGAAATTTTGGCAATGAACAAAAAGAAGGAAAAGGTTGCCAGCTTGGAAATGTACGCTTTGGAGAACCCTGTGGAGGAAAAGGTTGTTTTTGAAAATGTTGTTGGTCAGGACAGTCTTACACGATTTGACCAACCCAAACGCAAGAAGAGCAATAGGAACAAGAACAGAAACAGACGGAAAAATTCCAATAACAAAAGGAGGAACCAAAAGAATGCGTAA
- a CDS encoding RNA polymerase sigma factor has translation MSQEELIENCKKGNRNAQELLYRKYAAILYGVCLKYSRNKTEAEDNLHDSYMTIYEKIGQYKSKGSFEGWLKRITVNTVLQKYRKEEPLNVVHENTEDEITVDSIYNDISLQTLLEYIRELPNKYRTTFNLYVLDGYTHKEIGELLGTTIGTSKSNLARARALLKEKIETKVSQSIIGMIMVVVGNYL, from the coding sequence GTGAGTCAAGAAGAACTCATAGAAAATTGCAAAAAAGGCAATAGAAACGCACAGGAACTACTGTATAGAAAATATGCGGCAATACTCTATGGCGTCTGTCTAAAGTATTCCCGTAATAAAACGGAGGCCGAGGATAATCTACACGATAGTTATATGACCATTTATGAAAAAATAGGACAGTATAAATCAAAAGGGTCCTTTGAAGGCTGGTTGAAGCGGATTACGGTGAATACCGTACTGCAGAAGTACAGAAAGGAGGAGCCCCTGAACGTTGTACACGAGAACACGGAGGACGAGATAACAGTAGATTCAATTTATAATGACATAAGCTTACAGACCTTATTGGAGTATATACGGGAGCTGCCCAATAAGTATCGTACAACCTTCAACCTATACGTTTTAGACGGGTATACGCATAAGGAAATTGGGGAATTGTTAGGAACCACCATTGGAACCTCTAAATCCAATCTTGCTAGGGCAAGAGCTCTTTTAAAGGAAAAAATAGAAACTAAGGTTTCTCAGTCCATCATCGGAATGATTATGGTTGTTGTGGGAAACTATTTATGA
- the trpS gene encoding tryptophan--tRNA ligase — protein MARILTGIQSTGTPHLGNILGAIIPAIQMAQNPKNESFLFIADMHSLTQIKNGKELRNNTYATAATWLAFGLDIEKTVFYRQSDVPQVAELAWYLSCFFPYQRLTLAHSFKDKSDRLEDVNAGLFTYPILMAADILLYDANIVPVGKDQLQHLEMTRDVASRFHAQLGETFVLPEAKVQEETMYVPGTDGEKMSKSKGNLINLFQTDKQLRKQIMGIQTDSTPMESPKDPNTDNVFALFKLLATVPEIEEMSANYLAGNYGYGHAKQALYEVILNKFERPREKFEYYMNNLQEVDDALAIGAEKAKKVADGVLKRVREKLGY, from the coding sequence ATGGCTAGAATTTTAACAGGTATTCAAAGTACCGGTACACCACACTTGGGGAACATTCTTGGGGCTATCATCCCCGCGATACAGATGGCACAAAATCCAAAGAACGAATCGTTCCTTTTTATTGCGGACATGCATTCGCTCACCCAAATTAAAAACGGTAAGGAACTGCGTAACAATACTTACGCTACCGCAGCCACGTGGCTAGCTTTTGGTCTGGACATTGAAAAAACTGTGTTTTATAGACAGAGCGATGTCCCACAAGTAGCGGAGCTGGCTTGGTATTTGAGTTGCTTTTTCCCGTATCAACGATTAACGCTAGCCCATTCCTTTAAGGACAAATCAGACCGGTTGGAGGATGTGAACGCTGGGCTCTTTACCTACCCGATACTTATGGCGGCCGATATTCTTTTATACGACGCCAATATCGTTCCTGTTGGGAAAGACCAGTTACAACATTTGGAAATGACCCGCGATGTAGCTTCCCGTTTTCATGCCCAATTAGGGGAGACCTTTGTATTGCCCGAAGCCAAAGTGCAAGAAGAAACCATGTACGTTCCCGGTACGGACGGAGAGAAAATGAGCAAGAGCAAGGGAAACCTCATCAATCTTTTCCAAACGGACAAGCAACTGCGAAAACAAATCATGGGCATCCAAACGGACAGTACGCCTATGGAAAGTCCAAAGGACCCTAATACTGATAACGTCTTTGCATTATTTAAGCTACTTGCCACGGTTCCAGAAATTGAGGAAATGAGTGCTAATTATCTAGCAGGCAATTATGGCTACGGTCATGCCAAACAGGCCTTGTACGAAGTTATTTTGAATAAGTTCGAACGTCCCCGTGAAAAATTTGAATACTACATGAACAACCTTCAAGAGGTAGACGACGCACTCGCCATTGGTGCAGAAAAGGCCAAAAAAGTAGCCGATGGGGTTTTGAAAAGGGTGCGGGAGAAATTAGGGTACTGA
- a CDS encoding acyl-CoA thioesterase, translating into MQTKVPSDSRTTMTDMVLPSETNPLNNLFGGELLARMDRAASIAARRHSRRITVTASVNHVAFNRAVPLGSVVTVEAAVSRSFKTSMEVYIDVWMEDRFSGERTKANEAIYTFVAVDETGKPTEVPKLKPETKLEEERYAGALRRKQLSLVLAGKMKPNDATELKALFTGN; encoded by the coding sequence ATGCAAACAAAAGTACCTTCAGACTCAAGAACAACAATGACCGATATGGTGCTCCCAAGCGAGACCAACCCTTTGAACAATTTATTCGGGGGAGAATTATTGGCGCGCATGGATCGGGCTGCCAGTATTGCAGCCAGAAGGCATAGCCGCAGGATTACCGTCACTGCATCGGTAAATCACGTAGCATTTAACAGGGCAGTTCCCCTAGGAAGCGTCGTAACCGTTGAGGCTGCCGTGTCAAGGTCGTTTAAGACCTCAATGGAGGTATATATCGATGTTTGGATGGAAGATCGCTTTAGTGGAGAGCGGACGAAGGCAAACGAGGCCATTTATACTTTTGTAGCGGTAGATGAGACTGGAAAACCAACGGAAGTGCCAAAACTGAAACCGGAGACCAAGTTGGAAGAAGAGCGCTATGCCGGAGCACTACGGAGAAAACAATTGAGTCTGGTGCTAGCCGGCAAAATGAAGCCTAACGACGCTACGGAACTAAAAGCTTTATTTACGGGTAATTAA
- the dprA gene encoding DNA-processing protein DprA produces the protein MTTDELIATLRLQHVPNIGDVLAKKLISQCGSPAAIFEDKRNQLLKIDGIGTQTIRNLFEKAHLEAAESEYAYIAKNNIEWTYFLDAEYPHYLKHCIDGPILLFKKGNIDLDGRKIISVVGTRNITSYGMAFCEEFIADIAPLNPIIVSGFAYGVDICIQREAVKQGLQTIGCLAHGLNQIYPKVHAKYQSDILKHGGFFTEFWSSSSPERENFLKRNRIIAGMSEATVVVESAEKGGSLVTADIANSYNRDVFAVPGRSTDKYSLGCNNLIKQQKAHMLTSAADLIYLLDWELDQKESPLIQKQLFVDLNDTEQAIYTYLQKEGKQLLDSIALACKIPIFKASSTLLGMEMKGVIRPLPGKLFEAI, from the coding sequence TTGACTACAGATGAACTCATTGCAACGTTAAGGTTGCAACACGTGCCGAATATCGGGGATGTCCTAGCAAAAAAACTAATTTCACAATGTGGTAGTCCAGCTGCAATTTTTGAGGATAAACGGAATCAGCTTTTAAAAATTGACGGGATAGGAACGCAAACGATTAGAAATCTTTTTGAAAAAGCACATTTGGAAGCTGCCGAATCAGAATATGCCTACATCGCTAAGAATAATATCGAATGGACGTATTTTTTGGATGCCGAATATCCCCATTATTTAAAACACTGTATCGATGGCCCCATACTGCTCTTTAAAAAGGGAAATATTGATTTGGACGGGCGAAAGATTATCAGCGTGGTGGGCACGCGTAATATTACTAGCTATGGCATGGCCTTTTGTGAGGAATTCATTGCGGACATTGCCCCTTTGAACCCCATCATCGTTAGTGGATTTGCGTACGGGGTAGATATCTGTATTCAAAGAGAGGCCGTAAAGCAGGGTTTGCAAACCATCGGTTGTTTGGCCCATGGTCTAAATCAAATATACCCTAAGGTGCACGCTAAATATCAGTCCGATATTTTAAAACATGGTGGTTTTTTTACTGAATTCTGGAGCAGTAGTAGTCCAGAACGGGAGAATTTCTTGAAGCGTAACCGAATCATTGCGGGCATGAGCGAAGCCACGGTAGTTGTAGAATCTGCAGAAAAAGGTGGAAGCCTAGTTACCGCAGATATCGCTAACAGTTATAATCGGGATGTTTTTGCCGTCCCGGGGCGAAGTACGGACAAGTATAGTTTGGGCTGTAATAATTTAATCAAGCAGCAAAAAGCCCATATGTTGACATCGGCTGCAGATTTAATTTATCTATTGGATTGGGAACTTGACCAAAAGGAAAGTCCATTGATTCAAAAACAATTGTTTGTGGACTTGAATGATACTGAACAAGCAATTTATACCTATTTGCAAAAAGAAGGAAAGCAATTGTTGGACAGTATAGCCTTAGCTTGTAAGATTCCCATTTTCAAAGCCTCATCCACACTTTTAGGGATGGAAATGAAAGGAGTAATACGGCCTTTGCCCGGAAAATTGTTCGAGGCTATCTAG
- a CDS encoding lysophospholipid acyltransferase family protein, whose product MLDIAKRPFQLLYRIWFYILVAVPIFIFFPFLLLSVLKESWYPQFFWMARNLWAKPILYGMGCPPSVEYEQDLRKNKSYMLVANHTSMLDIMLMLYVSKNPFVFVGKKELVNIPVFGFFYKRVCIMVDRDSTQSRTGVYRRAQKRLKQGLSICIFPEGGVPEEDIILDTFKDGAFKMAIAHNIPVVPMTFYDNKKRFPFTLFKGGPGKCRVRVHEFFETGILAEEDKSTLREEVRTVILNELTNTRT is encoded by the coding sequence ATGCTAGATATTGCAAAACGTCCCTTCCAACTGCTATATAGGATTTGGTTTTATATTTTGGTGGCGGTTCCTATTTTCATCTTCTTTCCTTTTCTTCTTCTTTCCGTATTAAAAGAAAGCTGGTATCCACAATTCTTTTGGATGGCCAGAAACCTGTGGGCCAAACCGATTCTATATGGAATGGGTTGCCCCCCATCCGTAGAATATGAGCAAGATTTAAGGAAAAATAAGAGTTATATGCTGGTCGCCAATCACACCAGCATGCTAGACATCATGTTGATGCTGTACGTAAGCAAAAACCCATTCGTTTTCGTGGGCAAGAAAGAATTGGTCAATATCCCTGTTTTCGGGTTTTTTTATAAACGTGTCTGCATTATGGTGGACAGGGATAGTACGCAAAGCAGAACGGGGGTTTACAGGCGGGCACAAAAGAGATTGAAACAAGGGTTGAGCATTTGTATATTTCCTGAAGGAGGGGTGCCGGAAGAGGACATAATTTTGGATACTTTTAAGGACGGAGCCTTTAAAATGGCCATAGCGCATAATATACCCGTGGTTCCTATGACTTTTTACGATAATAAAAAGCGATTTCCCTTTACCTTGTTCAAGGGCGGCCCAGGAAAATGTAGGGTAAGGGTTCATGAATTCTTCGAGACCGGAATTTTGGCCGAGGAAGACAAATCTACCCTTAGAGAAGAAGTGCGCACCGTTATCTTAAACGAACTGACCAATACTAGAACTTAA